The DNA window CCCCTTTGCCCGCAAGTTCACGCCCGGCGATGTGACGCTGCTCGTGGAGATGGACCGCGCCCATGAGGATGTCTGCGGCCCGGCCATCGCGCACCTGCTGCAGCGGGCCTACCACGTCTATGGCGACGCGCGCTATGCCCGCCTGGCCACGCTGTCAGTCTCGCACCTGTACAACCTGCGCAAGAGCGCTGGCTACCGCGCCCAGCGCCTGCATGTCACCAAGACCCGCCCGGTGAACAACCCCATTGGCACGCGGCGCGCACCGCAACCCCAGGGACGCGCAGGCTTTGTGCGCATCGATACCGTGCACCAGGGCGACCAGGACGGCATCAAGGGGGTGTATCACATCACCTGCGTGGATGCGGTCAGCCAATGGCAGGTGCAGGCTTGCGTGCAGGGCATCAGCGAGGCGTATCTGTTGCCCGTGCTGGCCCTGGTCATCGCCCAGTTTCCTTTCGAGATCGCAGGCTTTCATTCGGACAACGGCTCGGAATACATCAACGCCCGCGTGACCAAGATGCTGGAGAAGCTGCGGATCGAGCAGACCAAGTCCCGCTCCCGCCACAGCAACGATAACGCGCTGGCCGAGAGCAAGAACGCCAGCGTGGTGCGCAAACACATGGGGTACAGCCACATCCCGCAGCAGTATGCCCAGAGGATCAATGCCTTCTACCAAACGGTCTTCAACCCTTGGCTCAATGGGCATCGTCCGTGCTTGTTTGCCACGGAGATCACCAGCCCCAAGGGCAAGATCGTCAAGCGCTACGCCCACGCCGATGTGAAGACGCCCCTGGCTTGCCTGGCGCAGCTCAGTGCGCAGGGCTTGGTGCGCTTCAAGGCAGGCATCACGCTAGACGCTTTGCAGGCTCAGGCGGCTGCGCAAACCGATCTGGCCGCCGCTCAGGCCATGCAGCAGGCCAAGGCGGCGCTCTTTGCGCGGTTCAACGCGCCACGGCAACAGGCCTGACAGGGGGCCACTCTGCGCCGCGGGGAACGGATCCATCCCAACCCGCTCAGATCCAAACAGAAAAGACGGCGCGCGTGGGCAGTGCTTGCAGCAAGACTGGAGGGGGGCCTCCGGCGGCCTGGCAGGGGCCTTCCAATCAAAGGTCCAAGCCACAACCCAACCCTCTTTACACTGACCCTTTCAACTTCGATCAACCCGACTTCAAAGAACCCAACTCAACCTGGCTTCAGGCTCATTCCTGAATTAGAAAATACTCCGCCACACCCCTCGAGTGAGCGGAACGGTTCTGTTTGTGGGGCGTGATGGCTATGCCGTCGCACGCTGGGGCGCGAAGGCATCCGCAAGAAAGCTCCAGACTGAACCCTGCGTGGAAGGGTGGCGCCGCGTGGCACCCAACGTCGTGAAAACTCGATAAGCTCACCACGAGCGCCTCCCAGCCCGGNGGGGGAGGGGGGGGGGGGGGGGGGGGGGCAACATCATCATGGGTCAAAGTCAAGCCCTCCGGGGATATTTTTTATCTTGGCCTTGGGCCAATCACGCGTTCAGTCACGGCCGCCGCACCATGTTTTGGGCACCTTCGATCCAAGCACCGACATACCACCAATGAAGCCTCTGATCTCTCCGAGAAAGGGCGCGATCCCTGCAACTGCCGCGGGACAATCTGACGCACCCAGGCGCATTCTCATTCTGTATGCATCCATGCATAAGTTTTGATTTTGTTCGAACCAAGGCTTCATGTCCAGCCATTCAACCAACAAAATCGTGAAACTGTGAAAAATCTCACAGAATGGCCCGGGAACATCGATTAAGCACATGGCCCAGCATCCCACTGAATCGCGTTCTCGGTTCTCATGCTTGATGGATGGCGATCACCTCGGCAGGACGTCCTGGAGTCGGGTCTCACCGCACCGATCACCCTTGCGCGATCAGGGGATCATGCTGGCGCCCAAGGACTCACGCCGATGGAACACATGAGGTCGCGCGTTTCTGGGCCATGGCCTGGATCGACTTGACCATGACTCGGGCTTTGGGATCGGTGACGGCGCGTTGCACCAGTTCCATCTCAATTTTCAGATACTTCACCGGCAGATTGAGCAGATACAGAAAGGACGGTGTATTCGCTCGCATAGGCTTGCAGCAAGGCCAGGGCGTTGCGCTGAACCGCCGCCCACAGGTAGTAGCCCGATACGCCGAGGATGGCCCAAGTCATTGCGCCCATGGAAGCTTGCCCGTATCCTGCTGGGAGCATGCGGCACGGCGCCGAATTGGCGCGTAGGTCATGCATAAACGGGAGACAACAACGATGCACAAGGAACGCGTAGCCCTCGTGGGCCTGGGACGGGTGGGTTCGATTTTTTTGGATGTGCTGCTCAAGCAGCAAGACCAGGCGGTGGACATCGTGGCGGTGGCGGAAGCCAACCCGGACACCCCTGGATGCAGGACGGCTCGCAGCCTGAGGATTCCAGTGCTGACGGTGGCGGAATTGCTGCAGCGCAACGGTGATCTGGACATCGTCTTCGATCTCACAGGCGTGGCAGCCGTGCGCCGGCAATTACGCGAAGGGCTGGCTGCCGCGCACAACGACCATACGGTCATCGCCCCGGAGAGTGTGGCACGCCTGATCTGGGCCCTCGTGGTGCCAGGTGTGGAACTCCCCGATGTGCATGCCCATGAGGGCTATTGAGCGCCCCCAGCAGTCCGCCAGCGGACTGCCTCCGAGGGGGCAAGAAAACTCGGGAGCGGCCCTTCGTTTCCTTGAGAGCGTCCAAAGATTGATGTTGTTTGGTCGCAACTTGAACGAGCCTCACCCGATTCACAGCCCTGTAAAAAAAGCCACGGTGGGGAGTCCTCGTTACAGGTAAAGCCATGGGAACCTCCTGATCCCGCACAGACCGCTTTGTGGTGGAGAACGGATTTGTCCCGCGCTGAACGCCTGCTCGCCCTGATGCAAAGCCTGCGCCGCCAGCGGCAGCCGGCCAGCGGGATGGTGCTGGCCGCCGAACTCGGCATCAGCCTGCGCACGCTCTACCGGGACATCGCGTCCCTGCGCGCCCAGGGCGCCCACATCGATGGCGAGCCGGGCGTCGGCTACGTCCTGCGGCCCGGCTTCCTGCTGCCCCCGCTGATGTTCTCCGCGGAGGAGATCGAGGCCCTGGTCCTGGGCTCGCGCTGGGTTGCCGACCGCGCCGATTCCAGCCTCGGCGATGCCGCGCGCAATGCCCTGGCCAAGATCGGTGCCGTCCTGCCCGCAGACCTGCGCCATGAACTGGACAGCTCGGCACTGCTGGTCGGCCCCGGCACCCCCATGGCGATGGGTGATGCGGAATTGCGCCGGATTCGCCAAGCCATCCGCATGGAACGCAAACTCGATATTCACTACCGCGACCTCCAAGACAACTTGTCGGCACGCATCATCTGGCCCTTCGCGCTCGGCTTCTTCGAGCAGACGCGTGTCGTCGCGGCCTGGTGCGAGTCGCGTCAGGCATTCCGGCACTTCCGCACCGACCGGATCGTCAGCCTGCAGGTCTGCGACGCCCGCTACCCGCGCCGGCGCCAGGCGCTGATGAAGGAGTGGCGTCAGATCGAAGGCATTCCCGCGCAGTAAGACTGCTGCCAGAAACTGGCAGGGGTGGTTTCTAGGATGGTGGACAAGTGATTCATGCCCTCCGCACTCAACGCAGAAGGCTTGGTCGCCACTCCTCATCCTTGACCCCACTGCGGAGCCACACCATGCCCAGCCCCAACTTCTGCATTCTCTATGTCGACAGCCCAGCGGTCAGCGCCGCCTTCTATACCGACCTGCTCGGCCTGACACCTGTCCAGGCTTCGCCGACCTTCGTCCTGTTTGCGCTTGATTCCGGCGTCATGCTGGGCCTGTGGTCGAAACACGCGGTCGAGCCTGCCGCAACGGCGCTGGGTGGCGGTACCGAACTCGCCTTCGCGGTGGGCGACGCCGAGGCCGTCGCCGCCATGCATGCCGACTGGTCCCGGCGCGGACTGACCATCCTGCAGACGCCGGTGCGCATGGATTTTGGTGAGACGTTCGTGGCGCAGGACCCGGACGGTCATCGGCTGCGGGTGTTTGCACCGAACGCAGCGTGAGCCGCAACTGGATCGCCGTCGCCTCGGCGGATCATGTGCGCCGGGGCCGCGCCGAAGGCTTCATGCAGGTCTGCCATGGCAAGGCGGCGCCCTTGCGCCGGATCCAGCCGGGCGACCCGGTCGTGTACTACTCGCCCACCGCGCAGTTTCAGACGAAGACCAAGTTGCAGGCCTTCACCGCCATCGGCATCGTCAAGCCAGGCGCGCCCTACCAGGCGGACATGGGCCATGGGTTCTGTCCCTTCCGGCGGGACGTGCATTGGCTGCAAGCCCGCGAAGCCCCGATCCAGCCCCTGCTCGATCGCCTCGCATGGACCTCGGGCCAGCGCAACTGGGGCTACACGTTGCGCTTTGGGTTGTTCGAGGTGTCCGAGCAGGACCTGCAGATCATCGTTCAAGCGATGGGTGCTGTTTGGCCGGCATGAACCCGGTCATGCATTGGATCGTGCCACCTCGCGCGGAATCGCCTCGGCCAGGAAGTCATAGACGCGCCGCACCACCCGGCTGGCACGCACCTCGCGGTGCACGGCCAGCCAGCAGGGCATGGGCGCAATCCGCAACTCCGGCAGCACGGCTTGCACACCCGGCCAGTTGCGCAGGGTGTAGGCCGCGACGAAGCCGATGCCTGCCCCCGCCGCCACGAGCTGGCCGTAGGCGACCTGATCGTCGGTGCGCAGGGCGAAGTCCTCGCGCGTGATCGCCAGCCCCAGGCGCGCAAACCCCCGCAGGATGGTGTCGTCGCGGTCGTAGCCCACCAGGCGATGCCGCAGCAGCTCTTCCGGCTTGTTGGGCGTCCCGGCACGCGCCAGGTAAGACGCATGGGCGGCGGCGGTCAGCGCGATGTCGGCCAGCCTGCGCGCGATCAGCGCGCCTTGTTGCGGCCGCACCATGCGCACGGCAATGTCCGCCTCGCGCTCGAGCAAGTTCGACAGCTGGTTCGAGACGACCAGTTCCACGGCAATGCCCGGCTCGGCGTCGCGCAGCGCGGCCAGCACCGGCGGCAGCAACCAACTCGCCGCCACCTGGCTGCTGCTGAGGCGCACCGTCCCGGCCGTGGCTTGGCGCTGGGCCTCCAGGGAGCGCGACAAGGCATCGGCGCCCAGCTTCATCTGCCGCGCGGCATCGGCCATCGCCAGCGCTGCGGCCGTGGGCGTCAAGCCACGCCCGGTGCGCTCGAACAGCGGCACGCCGAGCTGCGCTTCGAGTTCCGCCATGTGGCGGCTGAGGGTGGGCTGCTGCGCTCCCAGCCTGCGTGCCGCCCCCATCAGGCTGCCGGCGTCGATGACCGCCAGGAAACTGCGGATGAGTGCCCAGTCGAAGGATGGTTGTCCCATGCGAAAGTGTAGAGCTCGATTGCGGATGGGCACAGTTTTCAGATGAAGCCGGACTGCCTAGACTGACCTTTCCATGAACAAACCCAGAGGTGTGGCGATTCCCCAGTCCGAGAAGACCGTGTTGATCCTGGGCGCCAACGGGCGTTTCGGGCAGGCTGCGGTGGCGGCGTTCGCCGCTGCAGGATGGACGGTGCTGGCGCAGGCGCGGCATGGATCTGCCGATCCGCTGCCTGCAGGCGTGATGGCCCTATCCACTCCGCTGGATGCAAGCCGGGACTTGGCCGCCCAGGCCAAGGGAGCGGCCGTGGTGGTCTACGCCGTCAATCCACCGTATACCGCCTGGCGCGAACAGGCCTTGCCGCTGCTGCGGCTGGGCATGGATCTGGCGCAGCGCCTGGACGCCCTGTTGATGCTGCCGGGCAATGTCTACAACTACGGCGCGGGCATGCCGCCGGTCCTTGACGAACGCACGCCCGAGCGACCGACCACGGTCAAGGGGCGCATGCGTTGCGCCATGGAAGCCGAACTCGCCGCTCGCGCCCCCCGGGGGCTGCGCAGTGTGGTGATCCGCGCCGGCGATTTCTTCGGTTGCGGTCGTGGTTCCTGGTTCGACCTGATCATCGCCAAGTCGCTGGCACGCGGCAGGCTGGTCTATCCAGGGCCGGTGGATGTTCCGCATGCCTGGGCCTATCTGCCGGATCTGGCGCGGGCTTTCGTGGCGGTGGCGGAGCGCGGCGATGCTCAGGGATTTGCACGGCTGCAGTTCGCCGGGTACACGCCCACCGGTGCCGAGTTGCTTGGTGGTCTCGAAGCCGCGGCCCTGGACCTCGGCATCCGCCCCGTCCATGGCTTCAAGCGAGGTTCCATGCCATGGGGTGTCATTCGCCTCGGGGGCCTGGTGGTGCCGATGTGGCGGGAGGTGGCGGAGATGGCTTATCTGTGGCGGGTGCCGCATGCGCTGGATGGCCGGGCGCTGGGTCAGCTTGTTGGTCCTGTGCAGGAAACCCCCCTCCCGGATGCCTTACGACAGGCCCTGATCGATCTCGGTCTTGCCCAAGGCGACAAGGTCGGCGCCACGATTGTCTGACCAAGGTTGCCGCGAGATCCGCCCCTGTGCAAGTGGGTGTTGCCGTGATGCCCTTCAGCCCATCAACCTGCCTCACCCACAACGACAACGGCAGGCGCCAGCGGCAGCTCGATCCCGCGCTCGCGGAAGACGTCACGCCAGACCGATCTATTTCAACGCGGCCAAATCGCGCAAGCCCTTGACCTCGTCGGACGGCGCCGGTGAAAGGCTCGCCGATAACGTTGCACCTCTGGCCGTCGTAGCGCGCGTGCGACCCTTGGCGCTTTGTGCAGTGTTCTTGAAAACGTTGGCTTGAGCAACGTCAAAGTTTGGCGTCTTTGTCGCTGGCGATCGATTATTGATCCCCGTCAGGAGCGGCAACACCGCGAATCCGGCAGTCCGTACCGCCATCTGGCTTGG is part of the Thiomonas sp. X19 genome and encodes:
- a CDS encoding VOC family protein — protein: MPSPNFCILYVDSPAVSAAFYTDLLGLTPVQASPTFVLFALDSGVMLGLWSKHAVEPAATALGGGTELAFAVGDAEAVAAMHADWSRRGLTILQTPVRMDFGETFVAQDPDGHRLRVFAPNAA
- a CDS encoding LysR family transcriptional regulator codes for the protein MGQPSFDWALIRSFLAVIDAGSLMGAARRLGAQQPTLSRHMAELEAQLGVPLFERTGRGLTPTAAALAMADAARQMKLGADALSRSLEAQRQATAGTVRLSSSQVAASWLLPPVLAALRDAEPGIAVELVVSNQLSNLLEREADIAVRMVRPQQGALIARRLADIALTAAAHASYLARAGTPNKPEELLRHRLVGYDRDDTILRGFARLGLAITREDFALRTDDQVAYGQLVAAGAGIGFVAAYTLRNWPGVQAVLPELRIAPMPCWLAVHREVRASRVVRRVYDFLAEAIPREVARSNA
- a CDS encoding NAD-dependent epimerase/dehydratase family protein, whose translation is MNKPRGVAIPQSEKTVLILGANGRFGQAAVAAFAAAGWTVLAQARHGSADPLPAGVMALSTPLDASRDLAAQAKGAAVVVYAVNPPYTAWREQALPLLRLGMDLAQRLDALLMLPGNVYNYGAGMPPVLDERTPERPTTVKGRMRCAMEAELAARAPRGLRSVVIRAGDFFGCGRGSWFDLIIAKSLARGRLVYPGPVDVPHAWAYLPDLARAFVAVAERGDAQGFARLQFAGYTPTGAELLGGLEAAALDLGIRPVHGFKRGSMPWGVIRLGGLVVPMWREVAEMAYLWRVPHALDGRALGQLVGPVQETPLPDALRQALIDLGLAQGDKVGATIV
- a CDS encoding YafY family protein; this translates as MSRAERLLALMQSLRRQRQPASGMVLAAELGISLRTLYRDIASLRAQGAHIDGEPGVGYVLRPGFLLPPLMFSAEEIEALVLGSRWVADRADSSLGDAARNALAKIGAVLPADLRHELDSSALLVGPGTPMAMGDAELRRIRQAIRMERKLDIHYRDLQDNLSARIIWPFALGFFEQTRVVAAWCESRQAFRHFRTDRIVSLQVCDARYPRRRQALMKEWRQIEGIPAQ
- a CDS encoding DDE-type integrase/transposase/recombinase; this translates as MDDTRLTTIAQLEQFLSANAQVAFSPHGDDAQRYAHISRVLRRLDYPRRTKCERGVVLAYLRHTSGYSRAQLTRLVRRWQANRLAAEPLVKRYGAPAAPFARKFTPGDVTLLVEMDRAHEDVCGPAIAHLLQRAYHVYGDARYARLATLSVSHLYNLRKSAGYRAQRLHVTKTRPVNNPIGTRRAPQPQGRAGFVRIDTVHQGDQDGIKGVYHITCVDAVSQWQVQACVQGISEAYLLPVLALVIAQFPFEIAGFHSDNGSEYINARVTKMLEKLRIEQTKSRSRHSNDNALAESKNASVVRKHMGYSHIPQQYAQRINAFYQTVFNPWLNGHRPCLFATEITSPKGKIVKRYAHADVKTPLACLAQLSAQGLVRFKAGITLDALQAQAAAQTDLAAAQAMQQAKAALFARFNAPRQQA
- a CDS encoding EVE domain-containing protein; this translates as MSRNWIAVASADHVRRGRAEGFMQVCHGKAAPLRRIQPGDPVVYYSPTAQFQTKTKLQAFTAIGIVKPGAPYQADMGHGFCPFRRDVHWLQAREAPIQPLLDRLAWTSGQRNWGYTLRFGLFEVSEQDLQIIVQAMGAVWPA
- a CDS encoding homoserine dehydrogenase is translated as MHKERVALVGLGRVGSIFLDVLLKQQDQAVDIVAVAEANPDTPGCRTARSLRIPVLTVAELLQRNGDLDIVFDLTGVAAVRRQLREGLAAAHNDHTVIAPESVARLIWALVVPGVELPDVHAHEGY